A genomic window from Silene latifolia isolate original U9 population chromosome Y, ASM4854445v1, whole genome shotgun sequence includes:
- the LOC141628639 gene encoding uncharacterized protein LOC141628639, with translation MTKTTPQYYHKLLQMSLQTKERMLKLMHVTYIRNISIIAIENDVPEVVTFEFVEDIIDQVRNKTYKVGFKKDDVSVVCTCKKFERHGMLCRYALCVFKDRGIQKVPSDYLLSRWSKLATCQPIVGPNGQLLADCTSMDVQKNKVGELWSELFTCVALVEQSPGHCDELLGILREFKERVKITPDESGNTGIAKVKDKNAEIGMLLGTNMPSEIKVLPPRQCKNKGSGKRLISQRERAGEVTKKALRKCRACGEMANHDSRNCDRRTTDNE, from the exons ATGACAAAGACAACTCCTCAATACTATCACAAACTTCTTCAAATGTCATTACAAACGAAGGAGCGAATGTTGAAGCTAATGCATGTCACCTATATTAGAAATATCTCAATAATAGCGATTGAGAATGATGTTCCTGAAGTTGTGACTTTCGAATTTGTTGAAG ATATCATAGATCAAGTTCGAAATAAAACGTATAAGGTTGGTTTTAAGAAGGATGATGTTTCAGTGGTATGCACAtgcaagaagtttgaaagacATGGAATGCTCTGTCGATATGCTCTGTGTGTCTTTAAAGATCGGGGAATTCAGAAAGTTCCAAGTGACTACCTGCTTAGTCGGTGGAGCAAACTAGCAACCTGCCAGCCAATCGTCGGCCCTAATGGCCAGTTGCTTGCTGATTGTACATCAATGGATGTACAGAAAAACAAAGTTGGCGAGTTATGGTCAGAGTTGTTTACTTGTGTGGCACTTGTTGAACAGAGTCCTGGGCATTGTGATGAGTTGCTTGGGATTTTGCGTGAGTTCAAGGAAAGGGTAAAAATTACCCCTGATGAAAGTGGAAATACTGGTATTGCAAAGGTAAAGGACAAGAATGCTGAAATTGGGATGCTTTTAGGAACAAACATGCCTAGTGAGATTAAGGTTTTGCCTCCAAGGCAGTGCAAAAACAAAGGCTCGGGAAAAAGGCTGATCTCACAAAGAGAACGAGCTGGGGAAGTGACCAAGAAAGCGCTAAGAAAATGCAGGGCCTGTGGGGAGATGGCGAACCACGACAGTAGGAATTGTGACCGAAGGACAACCGACAATGAGTAG
- the LOC141628640 gene encoding uncharacterized protein LOC141628640: MCIISEVVVETDWLQVTQDALQTLLTGNWVMDMVIDAVGIRTTIENPSVVYFPTIIKGVVGKKGFRSQYVLLDYLPLNLNTTQLAFFPYCVERSHWFACVVDFGKRMNFILDSNLPRRREVRQKFLVEQLLPALEIIARDSPRYTRLLEIKTFQWEVVQVPQQKNGYSCGVYLLKWLENLCDQASWSDERSDEDLDEYGTSMIARLIKWKRNKRQDYP, translated from the exons ATGTGCATCATTAGTGAGGTCGTTGTAGAAACTGATTggttgcaagttacccaagacgcGCTGCAGACCTTGCTGACAGGAAATTGGGTAATGGATATGGTTATTGATGCTGTTGGTATTCGTACTACAATCGAAAACCCGAGTGTTGTGTATTTTCCGACAATCATAAAG GGAGTTGTCGGTAAAAAGGGGTTTCGAAGTCAATACGTCCTACTTGACTACTTGCCCCTCAATCTAAACACAACCCAACTG GCTTTCTTTCCTTATTGTGTGGAGAGATCACATTGGTTTGCATGCGTTGTTGACTTTGGGAAAAGGATGAACTTCATACTCGACTCCAACCTGCCCAGGCGCCGTGAAGTCAGGCAAAAATTTTTAGTTGAACag CTCCTGCCTGCTTTGGAGATCATCGCAAGAGACTCTCCAAGATACACAAGGTTGTTGGAGATCAAGACTTTTCAGTGGGAGGTTGTGCAAGTGCCTCAACAAAAGAATGGGTATTCTTGTGGAGTTTATTTGTTAAAGTGGCTAGAAAATTTGTGTGATCAAGCATCATGGAGTGATGAGCGTTCTGACGAG gatttggatgaatatgGTACGAGTATGATTGCACGTCTCATCAAATGGAAGCGAAACAAGAGACAG GATTATCCCTAG